One Planctomicrobium piriforme DNA segment encodes these proteins:
- a CDS encoding Uma2 family endonuclease, with protein MVQRVMTADDFVEQRSELPDAGQWAELIRGVPVAFPPPDLEHGNIVLNLSKAFSEYVHRTLIGYACFDLGLHVERRPDTVFFPAVSYFTSGERFSEMDKEVTESVPAIVIELLTTNERRRSISERTGVFQRHGVETIWLIDPSQRIAHVIRKGGAAPRRLSETDLLTGDNVLPGFSVEVGSLFAVPDWAAD; from the coding sequence ATGGTGCAGCGTGTGATGACGGCCGACGACTTTGTCGAGCAGCGGAGCGAGCTGCCGGATGCCGGGCAATGGGCCGAGCTGATTCGCGGAGTGCCAGTTGCATTCCCGCCGCCGGACCTCGAACACGGCAACATCGTGCTGAATCTATCGAAGGCGTTCTCCGAGTATGTGCATCGCACGTTGATCGGGTACGCCTGTTTCGATCTGGGACTGCACGTCGAGCGGCGGCCTGACACAGTCTTTTTTCCCGCCGTCAGCTACTTCACCAGCGGCGAACGCTTTTCCGAGATGGACAAGGAAGTGACGGAGTCGGTGCCGGCCATCGTGATCGAACTCCTGACGACGAACGAACGCCGCCGCAGTATCAGCGAACGCACAGGCGTGTTTCAGCGGCACGGGGTCGAGACGATCTGGCTGATCGACCCGTCGCAGCGGATCGCCCATGTCATCCGTAAAGGGGGTGCCGCCCCCCGCCGGCTGAGCGAAACAGACCTGCTCACAGGCGACAACGTCCTGCCGGGTTTTTCAGTCGAAGTCGGAAGCTTGTTTGCAGTGCCCGATTGGGCGGCAGACTGA
- a CDS encoding DUF58 domain-containing protein produces MSESSQLTALLPNDVLSRVERMRLSPQRRRTNRMRGEHLSGKGGTSIEFSDYRDYSPGDDMRYVDWNIFSRLNQPYLKLYAHEEELHVPILLDCSASMGFEGKFELARQLAAALGVMGLMSVERVSVFPCGRAASNGASLKPCSGRASLKRFFQFLEQLQPGGEIAIEQSIEAVLKQHRGKGIAIVISDFLTFGDVSRSFNLLHGAGLEVYGLQILGPMERNPELAGDLRFIDAETQQSLDVSSVGDLLGLYHQHRQGLEDHLADACRKRAGRFLSLTSTDPLPELLFDKLVRRGWVK; encoded by the coding sequence ATGTCTGAATCGTCGCAACTCACTGCTCTGCTGCCGAATGACGTGCTGTCGCGCGTCGAGCGGATGCGGCTGTCTCCGCAGCGGCGGCGGACGAACCGCATGCGAGGGGAGCATCTGTCCGGCAAGGGGGGAACCAGCATCGAGTTCTCCGACTACCGCGACTACTCGCCTGGCGACGACATGCGGTATGTCGACTGGAACATCTTCTCCCGTTTGAATCAGCCGTACCTGAAGCTCTACGCGCACGAAGAAGAACTGCACGTTCCCATTCTGCTCGACTGTTCGGCCTCGATGGGCTTTGAAGGAAAGTTCGAACTCGCCAGACAACTCGCCGCCGCACTCGGCGTCATGGGGCTGATGAGCGTCGAACGGGTGAGCGTCTTTCCCTGCGGACGGGCCGCCAGCAATGGCGCATCATTAAAACCCTGCAGCGGACGAGCGAGTCTTAAACGGTTCTTCCAGTTTCTTGAGCAGTTGCAACCGGGGGGGGAGATCGCAATCGAACAGTCGATCGAAGCGGTGCTCAAACAGCATCGCGGCAAGGGGATTGCCATCGTCATTTCCGACTTCCTGACGTTTGGCGATGTGAGCCGGTCCTTCAATCTGCTGCACGGCGCTGGCCTCGAAGTTTACGGACTGCAGATCCTCGGGCCGATGGAACGCAATCCGGAACTGGCCGGCGATCTGCGGTTCATCGACGCGGAGACGCAGCAGTCACTCGACGTCTCTTCGGTCGGAGACTTGCTGGGACTCTATCACCAGCATCGTCAGGGTCTCGAAGACCATCTGGCCGATGCCTGTCGCAAACGGGCCGGACGGTTCCTGTCGCTCACCAGCACCGATCCGCTGCCGGAGCTGCTGTTTGACAAGCTCGTCCGCCGTGGCTGGGTAAAGTAG
- a CDS encoding carboxylesterase family protein encodes MSKQNQNSFVVLALLSAFAAFTNGRLFAEEGAVSPFESHVFQVPNGQSLPYRLLRPVTVEPGKKYPLILFLHGAGERGTDNVAQLKHVAQELATPEMQKRHPAFVIAPQCPTGKQWVDTPWTADSHTMPEQPSETLALTIALLAQQREQLPIDPDRIYLVGLSMGGFGVWDLLQRDPTVYAAALPICGGGDPAFAAKIKDVPLWTAHGDADTVVKVKRSREMVAALQSCGGKPIYTEYPGVAHDSWTATAKNRLTWDWLFAQHKSTSK; translated from the coding sequence ATGTCAAAACAGAATCAAAATTCATTCGTCGTCCTCGCCTTGCTGAGCGCATTCGCAGCGTTCACCAATGGCCGTCTGTTTGCCGAGGAAGGTGCCGTGTCGCCGTTTGAATCGCATGTGTTTCAGGTTCCGAATGGTCAATCGCTGCCCTATCGTCTGCTGCGGCCGGTCACGGTCGAGCCAGGCAAGAAATACCCATTAATTCTGTTTCTGCACGGTGCTGGCGAACGGGGAACCGACAACGTCGCCCAGCTCAAGCATGTCGCGCAGGAACTGGCCACGCCCGAGATGCAGAAACGCCATCCGGCCTTCGTCATCGCGCCTCAGTGCCCGACGGGGAAGCAATGGGTCGACACCCCCTGGACCGCCGACAGCCATACGATGCCTGAACAGCCGTCCGAGACGCTGGCCCTGACGATCGCATTGCTGGCGCAGCAGCGAGAGCAATTGCCGATCGATCCTGATCGAATCTATCTCGTCGGACTCTCGATGGGCGGTTTTGGGGTCTGGGATCTCTTGCAGCGCGATCCGACTGTGTATGCCGCGGCGCTGCCGATCTGCGGCGGCGGCGATCCTGCGTTCGCCGCCAAAATTAAGGACGTTCCCCTGTGGACGGCCCACGGCGACGCCGACACAGTGGTGAAGGTGAAACGCTCGCGGGAGATGGTCGCTGCGCTGCAGTCCTGCGGCGGCAAACCGATCTACACCGAATACCCCGGCGTCGCTCACGATTCATGGACCGCCACGGCAAAAAACCGTCTCACTTGGGATTGGTTATTCGCACAACACAAATCAACTTCCAAATAG
- a CDS encoding AAA family ATPase — protein sequence MADESIELLQREADDFRATFQAVRDEIGRTIVGQERVVEAALTAIFCGGNVLLEGVPGLGKTELIKAMSQVLDLEFRRIQFTPDLMPADIIGTNIMQSDEHGRYQFEFRKGPIFTQLLLADEINRATPKTQSALLETMQEGTVTTAGTMHTLEQPFFVMATQNPLEQEGTYPLPEAQLDRFLFKIDVPFVSRQELNEIVSRTILREKIELNKMLSGPRIMALRAVLQKVVVAEPMRDFACRLVLATHPNSEFSPTGVKRFVRWGASPRAAQALIRAGRVRALSQGRAHVSFADLRYFAHEVLKHRALLNYDGQAENVAVAELIDECVTTLPEQAA from the coding sequence ATGGCCGACGAATCAATTGAACTCCTGCAGCGGGAAGCAGATGACTTTCGCGCGACCTTTCAGGCCGTGCGTGATGAAATTGGCCGCACCATCGTCGGACAGGAACGGGTCGTCGAAGCCGCGCTGACCGCGATCTTCTGCGGCGGCAACGTCTTGCTGGAAGGGGTGCCTGGGCTCGGAAAGACCGAACTCATCAAGGCGATGTCGCAGGTGCTGGACCTCGAATTTCGCCGCATTCAGTTCACGCCAGACCTGATGCCGGCGGACATCATCGGCACGAACATTATGCAGTCGGACGAGCATGGGCGGTACCAGTTCGAGTTCCGCAAAGGGCCGATCTTCACGCAGTTGCTGCTGGCGGACGAAATCAACCGAGCGACTCCCAAAACGCAGTCAGCTCTGTTGGAAACGATGCAAGAAGGGACCGTCACTACGGCCGGCACGATGCATACGCTGGAACAACCGTTCTTTGTGATGGCGACGCAGAACCCGCTCGAACAGGAGGGAACCTACCCCTTGCCGGAAGCCCAGCTAGACCGGTTCCTCTTCAAAATTGACGTGCCCTTTGTGTCGCGACAGGAACTGAACGAAATCGTGAGCCGGACGATTCTGCGCGAGAAGATCGAACTCAACAAAATGCTCAGCGGCCCGCGAATCATGGCCTTGCGTGCCGTGCTGCAGAAAGTGGTCGTCGCCGAGCCGATGCGCGACTTCGCCTGCCGACTGGTGCTGGCGACGCATCCGAATTCCGAGTTCTCGCCGACCGGCGTGAAGCGGTTCGTCCGCTGGGGGGCGTCTCCCCGGGCTGCACAGGCACTGATTCGCGCCGGCCGTGTGCGGGCACTCAGCCAGGGACGTGCCCATGTCAGCTTCGCCGACCTGCGTTACTTCGCTCATGAAGTGCTCAAGCACCGTGCTTTGCTCAACTATGATGGTCAGGCCGAGAACGTCGCCGTCGCCGAACTGATTGATGAATGCGTGACTACCTTGCCGGAACAAGCCGCTTGA